Part of the Lutra lutra chromosome 4, mLutLut1.2, whole genome shotgun sequence genome is shown below.
AGTACTGTGACAAGGAGAGGACATTGACTCCAGCGCTGAGAAACATCAGGGAAGCCCGCGTGCTTGAGGAGATGACAGAAGAAGCCCGGCTCTACTTAGGCGCCACCGGCGATCTCTGCAGGCTGTGGCTCTGATGGTCCAGGTGGACATGGTGTCTGTCCTTACACCGATGCCACCATCCCTCCTCAGGAAGAGCTGGAAATTGGCCCCCGGCCTCCTCCCCACAACCAAAACTAAAAACTTGGAGAACCTTCATGCCTTAGCGAGCCCAGACACCCCTCTCCTCACCATCCCTCCTCACCTTTTTGCAGCCTCCTTACCCCGACACCCCAGTCACCCCATTCATCAGGGAGGCTCCACAGCTGGAAACCTGCAGTCCAGGGACCATGACCACCAAGGGTCACAACTCCATTTATGCCCCGCCTGCAACACGAAAGCCACTGAGGGTGCTTCCAGGAGCCCACAGCTGACAAGTCCCAGTGTAAAGACACTAGGCCCAAGACACCTGTGGGTGGCTGGGACTAGACCCTGGCAGAGGTCGGTGGGAATCAACAGGCAGATGCCCATAGGCCAGGGGTGGGCTCAAGACAGGCAGGAGCGCCATGGGGCCCAAATGGCAAAGGCAGCGTCCACACCACTTCGCCCCCAAGTTCCAGAGTTTGCCCTCCTGACCCCTCCCACACGAGGTCTGAGCTCagtccccacctctgccccagcaCTCTGCTCCTCAGCCGGCCTCCCAGGGCAGTTCTCGCAGATATCCATCCTTGACGTGGTTTCAGGGATTGTGGCCACATGAGGCCACAAAGTGGacatccctctcctccctcctctttggGTTCGCCTCACATTCTTAACTTTAAGTTCGAGAGTTGTTTCCCTCTGGTGCAAAGCAGAGTTTGTCAGGAAGGTCACAGACATCCAGTGAGGGGATAAAGGGACTGCTTACCCCGTAACACTGAGCCTGTGTCTGCCCCTGCCCAGCGGCCTGTTAGAAAGCCCGATGCCCTAAATAACCCAGTTACACTGCAGTACATTTcagtatttgaaatattattgTGTAAACGTATTTGGTGCCTTCCAGTGACCgtttccacccctccccacagaaGGAAGGGGAACTAACGTGCATTTCAACATGTGCTGGTTATAGGTCCCAGGAACACATGCATTTCAGGGGTTTGAGGACAACCCCAATAGGAGTGGGAGGAGTGTGGGCGGTCAGATCAGCCTGAAAAGCCTGGTGCACAAGGCGGCCAGACAGCAAGGCCTCAAGAAGGGAGTCCTGTTCTCTGGGGGTGCTTACATGCCTGGTCTGTCGGGGCCCCTCTCCTGACCTGCCATTTCGGGGCAACTCAGCCCAACTGCACTCCACCTGTCTTCTTGGGCAGCTACAGCCCCCACCTTGGGGTAGTCCTGAGAGCGGCCCGTGATGGCCAGGGCTGGACAGGCCTGAAGAGGGGTGTGGGGAATGCATGGGGAGCTcgcagccctcctcctcctcactgcctCTCCCAGAGCTGCACACCCCAGTCCAGGCTCTCTCTGCCTCGTCCCTAAGGGCAACAAAACTCCCTTGGCCTCTGCAGGTTGGCTGCCCAGAGGAGGGGGCAGCCCCCACGGCCCAGCAGCTTCCCCAGCctgaagcatctgcctctgcccttccctcctccctccctgcctcaggaCTTCCAGAAGGACCCGAGCTCCCTGTGTCTGCCTAAGGAAAGCATTTCTCCAAGCCCCCTCCCTGACCCAAGAATGGATTTCTGTGTTAACAAAGGCTGTGTATCACCCATGTGCCCGTCCCTGTCAAGCAGCAGGCGACAGCCCTGTCCTTGAAAAGGGATGGCAGCTCTTGACTGAGCGCTCAGGGCTCCCCTGGCCAGCAACTTCGTCGCGGGCACAGAGCCAGGCCTGCTGCCCGGGGCAGCCCCGAGTCCAGCCGTGTGTGCTCAGATTCATCCTGAGAGTGTCCGGGCTGTCAGTGCTCAGCGGAGCCTAGGTTTGGTGACCGAAGGGGAAGGCGGGGATTTGTGGCACCAGAGGCCTTTCGTGGCCACAGGGGCCAGGAGAGACATTACAGAAGGAGGAAGTGTGTCCTTGGCCCCTGGACTCCGGAGCAGCCCCGAGGGAGCCACACAGCCAAGCTGTAGTGTGTGTCTCTACCTTGGGGTAGGAATAGGAATAGGATTGATTTCCCAGCCCTGGGCCTCAGCCCAGCCAAGAAGGCATTGTTGACTCCCGTGAGATCACAGAGGTGGTTGCACAGGCCCCGCCCACTTCTCCTGCAGCTTTTCTCCTGCTGGGCCCCCAGGggaacacccccccacccctgctccagggAGCTGCTGGTCAAGGGTCAGGGGTCCGTGGGAGCTGAGGGCTGGCATCTCCCACGCTGTCCCAGCAACCATCAGGATATGAGGGTCACAGGcctcccttttcctcctgttCCTGCTTGTCCGGAAGGCCCCCACCCTGGCCGCGGTGGTCCCCAGGCCCTGACTATCTCAaggagccaatctgaaaagatGCAGGCCGGTGGTCGCTGCCCCACAGAGCGGAGGCCGGGTGTGTGGGGGTGAGTGGAGGGGCCGCTGGTTGCCAAGGGCACACAGTCAGGCATGAGGCCCCCGGCCCGGCGGAAGGGGGCGCACTAAAGGGCCCTGGTTTGGCACTTCCTCACTTCTGCTCTCTGGACTCTGTCTAGACCAGACCATGAGCCTCTTCATATTAGCTGTAGACGTACAAAGGCcatttttctgggggaggggccgaagCCTCCATCTGTCAGGGGGCCTCTGCTCTAAAACCCTCcggcccagccctgcctggttCAAAGCCTCCACTAGGCTTGCACCAGCTCGGACTGGGTGAAAAACAGCAGCAGAGTGGCCGCTGCCAGTCCTAAGAGTCCTGGGTGACACCTTCCTCACCAAAGACCCCTAAAAAAGGTTTCCCTGGGGCCTGGAGGCAGCACTCATCTCTGATGGGCAGGAAATCCAAAGCGTTTCCTCTCACCTGTGGACTGGTCAGGCGGGAAGACAGGAGgcctgaggcccagaaagggaagTGGCAGGGCCCTCAGACCTGAGTCCTGGGCCCCTCTTCCCCTCTTGAGACACATTCCCTTCGGTCTTCCCTTCTGTGGAATGGAGGGGCAGGCCCCCGGGCTCTGTTGTCCACCTCAGCGCTGACTCCCCTCTTCCCTGTCCTAGGCCTTGGGTTAGTGGCAGGCGCCTTTGGCTGGCCctctaccctccctccctctctctggccctgcccagcccctgcccatcTGTGAACCTCCCAGGAGCCTCAGCACCTCCTGAGCCCCCTGGGAGGCCCCGGGAGGAACAGCCGGCCGTGAGGACTCCCAGAAGCCCTTCTGAGGGAGACCTCTCCAGAGACCCCCAGGAAGAGATCCCGCCAAACCCAGGTGCAGGAGCCCCTCATGGAGCCCCCAGGCAAGCAGCCCCCGCAAGAGTCCCCGCCCGAGGACCCAGCCCCTGAGACCACCCCCAGCACGCACATTCTCTACGTGGACCACCTGAACCCCCAGTTCTCGGTACCCGTGCTCGCCTGCCTTCTGCGGGACACGCTGGAGCGGCTGGAGCTGCCAGTGGCGCGCGAGCACATCGAGGTGGTGAGGCGCCCACGGAAGGCCTACGCGCTGGTGCAGGTGACGGCCCACGAGGCCACTCTGGCAGCCCTCCCCTGGCGCCTTCAAGTGGCCCTGGAGGAGCACCAGATCCCCAAGGAGCTGGCGGCCCGCGGGAAGGAGCTGGTGCTGGGTGAGGGCCCAGGGCCCTCGAGCGGCAAGGAGGTAAATGAGGCTGGCCCGGAGCACCCCGGCCAGTGAGCCCCAGAGCCTCAGGGAGCGGGAGCGGGAGAAGCCTGGGCCAGGTTGGCCTGTgctgggggggcagggcagggggcggaGGTGTGTGTCTGAGGGCTCCGGAACAGATGGGCAGACTGGCCCGCAGCTGCTGACTGCTGTCTGCTCACTCCCAGAAGCAGCTGCCACTTACGGTTCACCTCCAGGCTGGAAGCTTGGGAACGAAGGCCAAAGTGTGGGGCCTCCTCCCTGGGTCCTTCTGAATCCCATCCTCCGGGTCTGGGCCAGCCGGGGCCTTTCCTCCTCAGCCCCCCTCATTCCTGCAGTTGGCAACATCAGTGTCTACTACAGGCCAGGCAGCAAAGCAGAGAGCAAAGGCTTGGCCCTGCCCTTGCAGGGTCCGGCTCTCTGAGCAGAGCCAGGCACAGCCAGTCACTAAGCTGTGGGCTGCGGGGACAACTGCACAGAAGAGCTGAAATCCCAGCTAGGATTTAGGGAGTGGAAGGATGTACTAGACAAGTGGACACGGTGAGGGGGGTGATGGCCCATCTGCAGAAGGGCAAGCCATTTGGGGCCCTGGAGTTCCAGCTGAAGGCTGCTGAGGAGCTAAGGAAAAAAGCTGGGCCAGAGGGCAGGGTCTGGGCCCCCAAGGGCCACAAGACcaaagcagagcagggagggtgtTGGAGGGGCCAGTGTGGTGGCCTccatgggggatgggagggagcaCCAACTCACTGCCGCTATGGTTGGGCCCTCCATGAGACAGGTggtcttggttttccttttcttttgggatgaaaACTCTGTGGTGTTTAAATTGTTGCAGAACTGAGCAGCTCTGTGACTGACATTTCAAGACCTGTGAGCCTGACTTCATGTTTGTGTGACCATTTCCTCATGTTTCTGATAAACTGTCTTCTCTGGGAGGCATGGGGCTGGTAGGGATGGGCCCCTTGCCACCGTGCCTCAGCCCCCAtggcacccccagcccccacagtGCCCCCAGCTGCAGAAGCCActgctggagactgggaggcagcAAGGAGCCTGGGACAGCCGCAGAAAGCCCAGTAAGGGGGCAGTGAGAGTCATCCTGTCTCAGGGTCAGTGAGGAGAGTGGATGGGATGGGAGGAACCTGGAGGTGAGGAGGCAGTGATGAGGCCCAGATTCAGCCCCCATGGCCACAAGTCTGCTCACGCTCAAAGCCCAGGAACAGAGCAGAAACCATGGAAGGGGTCTCAGGAGGGCTGGAAGAGGGCTGAGATTCAGGAGGACTGGTCAGTGGTCTAGAAAGCGACAGGGAGGCGTTTCAGGGAGACCAGGCAGGGCATGGGTTTCTGGAATCCCGCCTCATGATTCAGAGACCTGCCACAGGCAACCTCAGGTGCTGAGATACGTCCTGCTGTGATGTGGCCCCGGGACTCAGAGGCCTGTCTGTAACTAAGAGGGAAGACATTGGCCACAGCAGTTGCAGCTCCCAGCCCTGGGAAGGAGAGTGTGTCAGACCCGCCATGCTTCCCACCACCCGGCAGGAGGGAGCAGTGGCGGTTCAAGTCCTTGGCTCGGCGGGTTTACCGCACTGGCCCAGGACGACGGGCAGAATTAGGCCCCTCCCCTGGGCGGggcatcggggtgcctgggtgtgtgGGCCCCAGGCGGAAAGAGGTGTCCTGTCCCTCTCGCTGCCAGGCTCCGGGCTTCTGACTCTCGGTCCCCGTCCCGGCAGGAGGAGGATAGCGGTCCAAGTCCCCGCTCCAACCCCAGCCCCGCCCACAGCACCCCAGCGCGGACCCGGCGGGGGTCCCGGGGCCAGCCCGGCGGCACGCGCTCCGACAGCGCCATCGTGCGCCAGGAGATCCAGGGTCAGGAGCGCCTCTTCCAGGGCGCCTTCCTGGGCAATGAGACGCGCAGCGTGGAGTTCAAGCGCGGGGGCGGCGAGTACCTGAGCCTGGCCTTCAAGCACCACCTGCGGCGCTACGTGTGCGCCTTCCTCAACAGCGAGGGCGGCAGCCTGTTCGTGGGCGTCGAGGACAGCGGCTTGGTGCAGGGCGTCCGCTGCGGCCACCGCGATGAGGACCGCGTGCGCCTGCTAGTGGACTCCATCCTGCAGGGCTTCCAGCCCCAGGTCTTCCCCGACGCCTACACGCTCTCCTTCATCCCGGTGGTCAGCGCCTCGGCCGGCAGCACGCCCCTCAAGGTGAGCCGCCGCCGGGACGGTCTCGGGTCTGTCTGGTCCCCCGCACTCAGCGAGGGACGGCCAGCCTCTCCTCGGCCGAGCAGGGATGGGCGGCGCCGGGGGCAGGGGCACTGGGGGGAGCGACCGGAGGAGAGGCGGAAAGCCCCCTCGCCAGGCTGCCCCCAGGAGTGAGTGACGTGGGATGTGGGGGCCACGGTGCCTGCCAGAGCCGCTGTCGCCCTTACCAAGGTGATCCGCCTGAGTGTGCACGCCCCCAGGGCCCAGGCCGAGCCGCAGCTCTATGAGACCGACCAGGGGGAGGTGTTCCTGCGGCGGGACGGGAGCATCCAGGGCCCGCTGTCCGGCCACGCCATCCAGGAGTGGTGCAGGCAGGTGAGTGCCCGGGGCGGGGGCCACTCACTGCGCGGTCGGGGGCATGCCATCAGCTTTCCCCCACGCCCCCCCGCCACGTCCCCACCCCCCGCCGTGCTCCATCACCGGGGAGAACACCCCCGCGGCTGtgtgcccgcccccaccccacgcGGCTGGAGGACTGGGAGAAGACTGTGTGGAGAAGGTTGAAGACTTTGGGGGGAGCCCCTTATGATGCGGAGGCAATTAGCGCTAGACACGGTCCCAAGAAAAAGCTTCTTCCAGAGCGCCACACCAGGTGGCCCAGAAGCAGGGCAGGGCAAGGACGCTATGAGGCAGCGGCCAACCCGGTCTGCCCCTGGAACTCGAGGAGGCTGCAGAGAATGGGTCAGCCCCGGCTCTGGAATGCAGGCAGGCCTCTGGTCAGCCGGCTTCCCTCAAGACCCGGGGCTGACAGACTTGTCAGGGGTGGCCACACAGCCGGAGGCCTGGCTCCCATTGGCCTCCAgtagcaccccctccccaggccctcctGGGTCTTGTCGTCCTCGGTGGATTGGACCCCGGGCAGAGGGGCGCGGCCCCAGCGTGGACCTCTGCCTCTGTGGCCCCCGCAGAAATGGGCGGCTGAGCTGAACAAGCTGGAGCAGAGACTGAAGGCGCTGACGGCGGAGAAGGAGCAGCtccagcagcagctgcagcagccCGCGCCAGTCTCCTGCACCTGCTGCGTCCTGTGAGCGCCCGGTGAGTGTGCGGGCCTGAGGGCTGGCTCCACCCGGCAAACATGGGACCGCCTCTTTTTGAGCCCGAGGTCTCCCTTCAGAGCTGTGTGGGCTGCTGGGAGGCAGATGCGAGCAGCACGTCCGTCCTCGCTCCTTCAACGACTGCTAGTGTGCGGGCTTCGATCCCGAGCAGGCCCTGGTCTATGGAGCCTGATCCCCCAGGAACCTTACTTCCAGAAAGAACTGGTAAAAGCTCGGCCAGAGCCCTCCTAGGGCCGAGCTGTCAGGGACTGCCCTAC
Proteins encoded:
- the SLFNL1 gene encoding schlafen-like protein 1 isoform X2 — protein: MEPPGKQPPQESPPEDPAPETTPSTHILYVDHLNPQFSVPVLACLLRDTLERLELPVAREHIEVVRRPRKAYALVQVTAHEATLAALPWRLQVALEEHQIPKELAARGKELVLGEGPGPSSGKEEEDSGPSPRSNPSPAHSTPARTRRGSRGQPGGTRSDSAIVRQEIQGQERLFQGAFLGNETRSVEFKRGGGEYLSLAFKHHLRRYVCAFLNSEGGSLFVGVEDSGLVQGVRCGHRDEDRVRLLVDSILQGFQPQVFPDAYTLSFIPVVSASAGSTPLKKWAAELNKLEQRLKALTAEKEQLQQQLQQPAPVSCTCCVL
- the SLFNL1 gene encoding schlafen-like protein 1 isoform X1, which translates into the protein MEPPGKQPPQESPPEDPAPETTPSTHILYVDHLNPQFSVPVLACLLRDTLERLELPVAREHIEVVRRPRKAYALVQVTAHEATLAALPWRLQVALEEHQIPKELAARGKELVLGEGPGPSSGKEEEDSGPSPRSNPSPAHSTPARTRRGSRGQPGGTRSDSAIVRQEIQGQERLFQGAFLGNETRSVEFKRGGGEYLSLAFKHHLRRYVCAFLNSEGGSLFVGVEDSGLVQGVRCGHRDEDRVRLLVDSILQGFQPQVFPDAYTLSFIPVVSASAGSTPLKVIRLSVHAPRAQAEPQLYETDQGEVFLRRDGSIQGPLSGHAIQEWCRQKWAAELNKLEQRLKALTAEKEQLQQQLQQPAPVSCTCCVL
- the SLFNL1 gene encoding schlafen-like protein 1 isoform X3; the encoded protein is MATSLLTLKAQEQSRNHGRGLRRAGRGLRFRRTGQWSRKRQGGVSGRPGRAWVSGIPPHDSETCHRQPQEEDSGPSPRSNPSPAHSTPARTRRGSRGQPGGTRSDSAIVRQEIQGQERLFQGAFLGNETRSVEFKRGGGEYLSLAFKHHLRRYVCAFLNSEGGSLFVGVEDSGLVQGVRCGHRDEDRVRLLVDSILQGFQPQVFPDAYTLSFIPVVSASAGSTPLKVIRLSVHAPRAQAEPQLYETDQGEVFLRRDGSIQGPLSGHAIQEWCRQKWAAELNKLEQRLKALTAEKEQLQQQLQQPAPVSCTCCVL